The following are encoded together in the Echinicola jeungdonensis genome:
- the gap gene encoding type I glyceraldehyde-3-phosphate dehydrogenase gives MTKIKVGINGFGRIGRLVFRAAQERDDIQVVAINDLVDVDYMAYMLRYDSTHGQFKGDVAVKDGQLVVNGQSIRVTAEKNPADLKWSDVGADYVVESTGLFLTKETAKGHIEAGAKKVIMSAPSKDDTQMIVMGVNESAYTSDMQFVSNASCTTNCLAPLAKVVNDNWGIEEGLMTTVHATTATQKTVDGPSMKDWRGGRGAGQNIIPSSTGAAKAVGKVIPSLNGKLTGMAFRVPTPDVSVVDLTVKLKEAASYEEICAKMKEAAEGELKGILGYTEDAVVSNDFIGDVRTSIFDAGAGIQLSDKFVKLVSWYDNEWGYSNKVVDLVTYIAKQG, from the coding sequence ATGACAAAAATTAAAGTTGGAATTAACGGATTCGGAAGAATTGGGAGATTGGTATTTAGGGCTGCCCAAGAGAGAGATGATATTCAAGTAGTGGCCATCAATGACCTTGTGGATGTTGATTACATGGCTTACATGTTGAGATATGACTCAACTCATGGTCAGTTCAAAGGTGACGTTGCCGTTAAAGACGGACAATTGGTTGTCAATGGCCAATCTATCCGAGTTACTGCTGAAAAGAATCCAGCTGACTTGAAGTGGTCTGATGTAGGTGCTGATTACGTAGTGGAATCCACTGGATTGTTCTTGACCAAAGAAACTGCAAAAGGACATATTGAAGCAGGTGCCAAGAAAGTAATCATGTCTGCTCCTTCTAAAGATGACACTCAAATGATCGTTATGGGTGTTAATGAGTCTGCTTACACTTCAGATATGCAATTCGTATCCAATGCATCTTGTACTACCAACTGCTTGGCTCCTTTAGCCAAAGTTGTTAATGACAACTGGGGCATTGAGGAAGGTTTGATGACTACTGTACACGCCACTACTGCTACCCAAAAAACTGTTGACGGACCTTCTATGAAGGACTGGAGAGGTGGTCGTGGAGCCGGACAGAACATCATCCCATCTTCTACTGGTGCTGCCAAAGCTGTGGGTAAAGTTATCCCTTCATTGAACGGAAAACTTACCGGTATGGCTTTTAGAGTTCCAACTCCTGATGTGTCTGTTGTAGACTTGACTGTTAAATTGAAAGAAGCTGCTTCATATGAAGAAATCTGTGCTAAAATGAAAGAAGCTGCAGAGGGTGAGCTTAAAGGCATTTTAGGTTACACTGAAGACGCAGTTGTTTCCAATGATTTCATCGGTGATGTAAGAACTTCTATTTTCGATGCAGGTGCTGGTATCCAGTTGAGCGATAAATTCGTTAAGTTGGTATCTTGGTATGACAACGAATGGGGTTATTCCAATAAAGTGGTTGACCTTGTAACTTACATTGCTAAGCAAGGATAA
- the proB gene encoding glutamate 5-kinase, whose amino-acid sequence MAIQENETPKRVVIKLGTNLVTNKDDRIIHTLLSKIVEQVAALHEQGIMSVLVSSGSVFAGKEVMGELNQVTDKFISRQVYSAVGQPRMMRHFYSIFQIFGIRCAQVLTTKRDFSHGKHRKNMVNCYEGLLSQGIIPIANEDDAVSLSMSAFTDNDELAALVAELIQADKLIILSHMDGLYDRPPHEEGSLMIRHITSDQHVDHYIEEPPFDEENIDLNRPGGMKSKMKVAKETAKKGIPTIIANGSLENVILDIVEGKEVGTLVTKGPKPTAD is encoded by the coding sequence ATGGCAATCCAAGAAAATGAAACTCCCAAACGGGTGGTAATTAAACTGGGAACCAACCTTGTCACCAATAAAGATGACCGCATTATTCATACTTTATTAAGCAAGATTGTTGAACAGGTAGCCGCCCTTCATGAACAAGGAATTATGTCTGTCCTTGTTTCCTCAGGGTCGGTATTTGCCGGGAAGGAAGTTATGGGGGAATTAAACCAGGTAACCGACAAATTTATTTCCCGACAAGTTTATTCAGCGGTGGGCCAGCCAAGGATGATGAGGCATTTTTATAGTATTTTTCAAATCTTTGGTATCCGTTGCGCCCAGGTATTGACAACCAAGAGGGATTTTTCCCATGGAAAGCATCGTAAAAATATGGTCAATTGTTATGAAGGATTGCTTTCACAAGGGATTATTCCCATAGCCAATGAAGATGATGCTGTCTCCCTTTCCATGTCTGCTTTTACAGATAATGATGAATTGGCAGCTTTGGTTGCTGAACTTATACAAGCTGATAAATTGATTATCCTCTCCCACATGGATGGTTTATATGACCGTCCACCTCATGAAGAAGGCAGTCTAATGATCCGGCATATCACCTCTGACCAGCACGTGGATCATTACATTGAAGAACCTCCTTTTGATGAGGAAAACATCGACCTAAACAGGCCGGGAGGAATGAAAAGCAAAATGAAAGTGGCCAAAGAAACCGCCAAGAAAGGTATACCCACTATTATCGCTAATGGCAGCCTGGAAAATGTCATACTGGATATTGTAGAGGGAAAAGAGGTGGGTACCCTGGTAACCAAAGGTCCAAAACCTACTGCAGACTAA
- a CDS encoding amino acid kinase family protein, with translation MRKNFEKPNRVVIKLSSDLMANKEKRINHSLLANLVEQIAELHHEGIMSVLVTSGAVVSGQEDLNNQLKTKDEVIRKQVFSAVGQPRMMRNYYNIFLEHGIRCAQVLATKRDFEPGLHRENMINCYEGLLSQNIIPIANEDHAVSLAMSCFSNNNELASLVAELIDADMLITLTQSVDIKDKVNGKESDETSVLESQEHRLENFIQEFSTGVAEMTSSLGVINMTSQKEIPSFLADGKIPKVILEIVNGFSLKSQVTA, from the coding sequence ATGCGAAAAAATTTCGAAAAACCGAACCGCGTGGTCATTAAGTTAAGTTCCGACCTAATGGCCAATAAAGAAAAACGAATTAACCATTCCCTATTAGCGAATCTTGTCGAACAAATTGCTGAGCTACACCATGAAGGAATTATGTCTGTCTTGGTAACATCCGGTGCTGTTGTCTCTGGTCAGGAAGACTTAAACAACCAATTGAAAACTAAAGATGAAGTGATTAGAAAACAAGTTTTTTCTGCCGTTGGCCAGCCCCGGATGATGAGAAATTATTACAATATTTTTTTGGAGCATGGGATCCGTTGTGCCCAGGTGTTGGCTACTAAAAGGGATTTCGAACCAGGCCTTCACAGGGAAAATATGATCAATTGTTATGAGGGACTTTTGTCCCAAAATATCATCCCTATTGCCAATGAGGACCATGCCGTCTCCTTGGCCATGTCCTGTTTTTCCAATAATAATGAATTGGCAAGTTTGGTTGCTGAATTGATTGATGCAGACATGTTAATTACCTTAACCCAAAGTGTGGATATAAAAGATAAGGTGAACGGCAAGGAAAGTGACGAAACCTCTGTTTTGGAATCCCAGGAGCATCGATTGGAAAATTTCATACAGGAATTTTCCACGGGTGTAGCTGAAATGACTTCCAGTTTGGGAGTAATCAATATGACTTCGCAAAAGGAAATCCCAAGCTTTTTGGCTGATGGAAAAATTCCTAAAGTCATATTGGAAATAGTTAATGGCTTTTCACTAAAATCTCAGGTGACAGCATAA
- a CDS encoding SulP family inorganic anion transporter: MTQMFFNLFRPKQSNLKDEVLSGFTVALALVPEAVAFSFIAQVSPLVGLYTAFIIALITSIIGGRPGMISGATGAVAVVVTALVVTHGVEYLFAAVVLMGLIQVLVGILRLGKLIRLVPHPVMFGFVNGLAFIIFTSQFDHFKVETSPGIKEWISGPPMYIMIGLVVLTMIIIKFLPKLTKAIPSALAAILVVTGIVIFGGVDTRSVGDMASISGGLPEFHIPLVELSWETFMIILPYSAIMAGVGLIESLLTLSIVDEITETRGNGNKECIAQGVANVTTGFFGGMGGCAMLGQSLINVNAGGRNRISGIVAAIGLLTFILFFSSYIEMVPMAALIGLMFMVAIGTFEWASLKVFGKVPTSDALLMVIVTLVTVFLHNLALAVLVGVVIAALIFAWENSKMIRARKRIDDNGVKHYDIYGPLFFASAKTFGEKFDPTNDPDEIIIDFAESRIVDHSGIDAVHKVSERYTKAGKTVYIRHLSTSSKSLLEKAEKIISINYADDDPSYKIVMD; this comes from the coding sequence ATGACTCAAATGTTCTTTAATTTATTTCGTCCTAAGCAATCCAATCTAAAGGACGAAGTACTATCAGGATTTACGGTTGCCCTGGCATTAGTTCCAGAGGCGGTGGCATTTTCATTTATTGCCCAGGTATCTCCTTTGGTAGGTCTTTACACCGCATTTATTATTGCACTTATCACTTCAATTATTGGTGGCAGGCCGGGAATGATCTCCGGAGCTACTGGAGCAGTTGCTGTGGTAGTCACTGCCTTGGTAGTTACTCACGGGGTAGAATATTTATTTGCTGCGGTGGTTTTGATGGGATTGATCCAAGTTCTTGTCGGAATACTCCGATTGGGAAAATTAATTCGCTTGGTCCCCCATCCTGTTATGTTTGGTTTTGTAAACGGTCTTGCCTTTATCATTTTCACCTCACAATTTGACCATTTTAAAGTGGAAACCAGTCCTGGTATTAAAGAATGGATCAGTGGCCCACCTATGTACATTATGATTGGGTTGGTGGTTTTGACCATGATCATCATCAAGTTCCTTCCAAAATTAACCAAAGCCATCCCTTCTGCACTTGCAGCCATACTTGTGGTTACAGGAATCGTAATTTTTGGAGGTGTCGACACTCGATCTGTCGGAGATATGGCATCCATTTCAGGCGGCTTACCTGAATTCCATATTCCTTTGGTAGAATTAAGCTGGGAAACCTTTATGATTATCCTCCCCTATTCTGCTATCATGGCCGGTGTAGGTTTGATCGAAAGCCTTTTGACCCTCTCTATTGTGGATGAAATTACAGAAACCAGAGGAAATGGAAATAAAGAATGTATCGCCCAGGGTGTTGCTAATGTGACAACCGGCTTTTTTGGCGGTATGGGAGGCTGCGCCATGTTGGGTCAAAGTCTGATCAATGTAAATGCTGGTGGTAGAAACCGCATTTCCGGAATCGTGGCAGCTATTGGGTTGTTGACCTTTATCCTTTTCTTTTCTTCCTATATCGAAATGGTTCCTATGGCAGCCCTGATAGGTCTAATGTTTATGGTGGCCATCGGAACTTTCGAATGGGCATCCTTAAAAGTGTTTGGAAAAGTACCAACTTCCGATGCTTTGCTGATGGTGATTGTTACCCTGGTTACAGTATTTTTACATAATCTGGCATTAGCAGTTTTGGTTGGGGTGGTTATTGCGGCTTTAATTTTTGCCTGGGAAAACTCTAAAATGATCCGTGCCAGAAAACGTATTGATGACAATGGAGTGAAACATTACGATATTTACGGTCCTCTGTTTTTTGCTTCTGCTAAAACTTTTGGGGAAAAATTTGACCCCACAAATGATCCTGATGAGATAATAATCGATTTTGCCGAAAGTAGAATTGTGGACCATTCAGGTATCGATGCGGTACATAAAGTTTCAGAAAGGTACACTAAGGCGGGCAAAACTGTCTACATCAGGCACCTGAGCACGAGTAGTAAATCTCTGCTGGAAAAGGCTGAAAAGATAATTAGTATTAATTATGCAGATGATGATCCTAGTTATAAAATTGTAATGGATTGA
- the cfa gene encoding cyclopropane fatty acyl phospholipid synthase, with protein sequence MLLKLMIMDAYQKTIQDLLQDLDITINGSQPWDIQVHQKYFFKRVLQSGSVGLGEAYMDGWWDCESLDQFFTKILGAELDKKVKGNWNVMLQGLKARIFNQQNRAHSKKVIAQHYNTGNGLYEKMLDKHMMYSCGYWDGAETLEQAQENKLELICQKLKLEPGMKVLDIGCGWGGFAAYAAKNYQVQVVGITVSEEQEKLAKKRCEGLPIEIRLQDYRDVDEQFDRILSIGMIEHVGYKNYPVYMKVVNRLLKDDGITLIHTIGGNKTGFVTDPWINKYIFANSLIPSAAQLSNAMEPYFILEDWHNFGLHYDYTLMEWLRRFKAAWPELQGKYNERFYRMWEYYLSSCAGSFRSRKNNLWQIVMVKSTYPKEYKSVRFLGKQPAVEVEK encoded by the coding sequence GTGTTATTAAAATTAATGATCATGGATGCCTATCAAAAGACAATTCAAGATTTGCTGCAGGATCTGGATATTACCATCAATGGCTCCCAACCTTGGGATATCCAAGTGCATCAAAAATATTTTTTTAAAAGAGTCCTTCAATCCGGGTCTGTAGGGCTTGGGGAGGCATATATGGATGGGTGGTGGGACTGTGAATCTTTGGATCAATTTTTCACCAAAATCCTTGGTGCTGAGTTGGATAAAAAGGTAAAGGGCAATTGGAATGTGATGTTGCAAGGGTTGAAAGCTAGGATATTTAACCAACAAAACCGTGCCCATTCCAAAAAAGTGATTGCCCAGCATTACAATACTGGAAATGGCCTGTATGAGAAAATGCTGGACAAACACATGATGTATAGTTGTGGATATTGGGATGGGGCTGAAACTTTAGAACAAGCTCAGGAAAATAAACTGGAACTGATCTGCCAAAAGTTGAAATTGGAACCTGGAATGAAGGTGTTGGATATTGGTTGTGGATGGGGTGGATTTGCCGCATATGCGGCTAAGAACTATCAAGTCCAGGTAGTAGGGATTACCGTTTCGGAGGAGCAGGAAAAATTGGCAAAAAAAAGGTGTGAGGGTTTACCTATAGAAATTAGACTCCAGGATTACCGGGATGTAGATGAACAATTTGACAGGATCCTTTCTATTGGGATGATAGAACATGTAGGATACAAAAACTATCCCGTATATATGAAAGTGGTAAACCGTCTGTTAAAGGATGATGGAATTACTTTGATACATACCATCGGAGGGAATAAAACAGGTTTTGTTACTGATCCGTGGATAAATAAATATATTTTTGCAAATAGCTTGATTCCCTCAGCCGCGCAATTATCAAATGCTATGGAACCTTATTTTATATTGGAAGACTGGCATAATTTTGGTCTTCATTATGACTATACCTTAATGGAATGGTTAAGGAGGTTTAAAGCAGCCTGGCCTGAATTACAGGGGAAATACAATGAAAGATTTTATCGGATGTGGGAATATTATTTGAGCAGCTGTGCAGGCAGTTTCCGTTCTCGAAAGAATAATTTATGGCAGATTGTAATGGTAAAGAGTACCTATCCAAAAGAATATAAATCTGTTAGATTTTTGGGAAAACAACCCGCTGTAGAGGTTGAAAAATAA
- a CDS encoding MFS transporter, with the protein MNYLKFVGQHFRLLFFGIMMTFLSSFGQTFLLGLYVPFIMKDFDLKNSEVSLHYMIATFGSAFLIPYAGKFIDRIPIRKYTLGAMFLFLMALALMATIEYWFLIPIAFFGLRLAGQGLFSHISMTAMSKYFNKGRGKAISLASLGHPLGQAFLPLLVLAIIEWVGWRQSLFVNAGLVAFMVCGYLIFFLKNQDLSGKEKEIINVNKGKALSQKEIIKTKSFWLLAPNMFILSFTVTGLFFYQFSIAEFKSWPMEDMALGLTFYAVAGSVFILFSGPLIDKYSARKFFPYYLIPFLVAIVFIGSFGDSWVIFPYMILMGASSGFGGALKSALQVEFFGSTSIGSVRSLFTSIMVLSSAIGPAAFGLILDAGFTFEEVFLAAGVLVAIVIVLSFRAIPKFTLAKYKYKFKQRHRRFDSFK; encoded by the coding sequence ATGAATTATCTCAAATTTGTCGGACAACATTTTCGACTGTTGTTTTTTGGAATCATGATGACTTTTTTGTCCAGTTTTGGGCAGACATTTTTATTGGGTTTGTATGTACCCTTTATAATGAAAGACTTTGACCTAAAGAATTCGGAGGTCAGTTTACATTATATGATAGCCACTTTTGGAAGTGCATTTTTGATTCCGTATGCCGGAAAATTCATTGACCGGATCCCAATCAGGAAATATACCCTTGGAGCAATGTTTTTATTTCTTATGGCATTAGCCTTGATGGCTACCATTGAATATTGGTTTTTGATCCCTATTGCTTTTTTTGGATTACGATTGGCGGGTCAAGGTTTGTTCAGTCATATTTCGATGACGGCCATGTCCAAATATTTTAATAAAGGTAGGGGCAAAGCCATCAGTTTGGCCTCATTGGGACATCCATTAGGTCAGGCCTTTTTACCTTTATTGGTTTTGGCGATCATTGAATGGGTGGGGTGGAGGCAATCCCTATTTGTAAATGCTGGATTGGTTGCCTTTATGGTATGTGGATATTTGATATTTTTCCTAAAGAATCAGGACTTGAGCGGCAAGGAAAAGGAAATTATTAATGTGAATAAAGGTAAGGCTTTATCCCAAAAGGAAATTATTAAAACCAAGAGTTTTTGGCTTCTGGCGCCTAATATGTTTATTCTTTCCTTTACCGTAACAGGATTGTTTTTTTACCAATTCTCGATAGCAGAATTTAAGAGCTGGCCCATGGAAGATATGGCATTAGGATTGACCTTTTATGCTGTAGCAGGCTCGGTTTTTATATTGTTTTCTGGGCCTTTAATTGATAAATACAGTGCAAGAAAATTTTTCCCGTACTACTTAATTCCTTTTTTGGTTGCCATTGTCTTTATCGGAAGCTTTGGTGATTCCTGGGTAATATTTCCTTACATGATCCTTATGGGGGCTTCTTCTGGTTTTGGAGGAGCCTTAAAATCTGCATTGCAAGTGGAGTTTTTTGGTTCAACTTCCATAGGATCGGTTAGGAGTTTGTTTACCTCCATCATGGTGTTGAGCTCGGCCATTGGTCCGGCAGCTTTTGGATTAATCCTAGATGCAGGCTTTACTTTTGAGGAAGTGTTTTTGGCGGCAGGGGTTTTAGTGGCCATTGTCATTGTCCTTTCTTTTCGAGCCATTCCCAAATTTACCTTGGCCAAGTATAAATATAAGTTTAAGCAAAGACACAGGCGTTTTGATAGTTTTAAATAA
- a CDS encoding M23 family metallopeptidase, translating to MSRIKYYYDPKSCKYERYTRSKWDVLVGALGFLSLSLILAVGILLVFSYYFDSPKELLLKKENQELKIYYEMLEEEVANLNAMMDDLQERDDNLYRVIFESEPIPTSIRNAGYGGSDRYREIKEKGLKQEDLILSVTKKVDQLKKQLYIQSVSYDELAEKALNKEKYWASIPAIQPVHNEDLKRLASGYGIRIHPILKVRKMHTGVDFSAPKGTPIYATGDGVVKEVKTVFGGFGKSIIIDHGFGFTTRYAHMNEFMVRRGQKIKRGDQIGTVGNTGSSTAPHVHYEVIKEGRTVNPVHYFFKDLEPAEFDLILELASKENQSLS from the coding sequence ATGAGTAGAATAAAATATTACTACGACCCAAAATCCTGCAAATACGAAAGATATACACGCAGCAAATGGGATGTTCTCGTTGGGGCATTGGGTTTTCTATCATTATCCCTAATTCTTGCAGTTGGAATTCTCTTGGTTTTCAGCTATTATTTTGATAGTCCTAAAGAGTTACTGCTAAAAAAAGAAAACCAAGAGCTTAAAATCTATTACGAAATGCTTGAGGAGGAGGTCGCAAATCTCAACGCCATGATGGATGATCTCCAAGAAAGGGATGATAACCTTTACCGGGTTATTTTCGAATCTGAACCCATCCCTACTTCAATTAGAAATGCTGGGTATGGAGGAAGCGATAGATACAGGGAGATCAAGGAAAAAGGATTAAAACAGGAAGATCTGATACTTTCTGTCACCAAAAAGGTGGACCAACTCAAAAAGCAGCTTTATATTCAGTCCGTTTCTTATGATGAATTGGCAGAAAAAGCCCTCAACAAAGAAAAATATTGGGCATCTATTCCTGCAATCCAACCTGTCCATAATGAAGACCTGAAAAGACTGGCCTCCGGATACGGCATTCGTATTCACCCCATCCTGAAAGTTAGAAAAATGCATACAGGAGTTGATTTTTCAGCTCCTAAAGGAACACCGATTTATGCCACGGGAGATGGTGTAGTCAAAGAGGTAAAGACGGTTTTTGGAGGGTTTGGGAAATCTATCATCATAGACCATGGCTTTGGTTTCACTACCCGTTATGCCCATATGAATGAATTTATGGTCAGAAGAGGACAAAAAATTAAGAGGGGTGACCAAATTGGTACTGTAGGTAATACTGGGTCTTCTACTGCTCCCCATGTTCATTATGAGGTTATCAAGGAAGGGAGAACGGTAAATCCGGTACATTATTTCTTCAAGGATCTTGAACCTGCAGAATTTGACTTGATTTTGGAATTGGCTTCCAAAGAAAACCAGTCCTTATCCTAA
- the alaS gene encoding alanine--tRNA ligase, with product MDAKRIRNTYLEYFKSKQHQFVPSSPIVVKNDPTLMFTNAGMNQFKDYFLGNEIPAHPRATNSQKCLRVSGKHNDLEEVGVDTYHHTMFEMLGNWSFGDYFKKEVIAWSWELLTEVYQLPKERLYVTVFEGDESDNLEKDQEAFDLWTAHIDKERILFGDKTDNFWEMGDTGPCGPCSEIHMDLRPEEEIKKVPGKELVNADHPQVIEIWNLVFIQFNRMANGKLEELPAKHVDTGMGFERLVRAIQNKTSNYDTDLFQPFIQAVEKKSGKKYGNEEKIDIAIRVIVDHIRAIAFSIADGQLPSNNKAGYVIRRILRRAVRYGYTFLGFKEPFLYELMPLLSEHFGEIFPEIPSQEDFIAKVIKEEETAFLRTLDNGLKRLDQIKADLASKGEKVIPGKVAFELYDTFGFPLDLTSLIAREGGISVDEAGFDIEMEKQKARSRSASEQELGDWVLVHEDGGVEFVGYDNLETTTQILRYREIKEKKGTKYQIVLDQTPFYAESGGQVGDTGLLVGEEETIKVLDTKKENDLIVHFVDKLPQDPKQEFTCQVDRKRRSLIMNNHTATHLLHSALKQVLGDHVQQKGSLVNDKLLRFDFAHFGKMTDEELTQVEQIVNSKIRENIALWERRNVPIEEAKEMGATALFGEKYGEFVRVITFGKDFSVELCGGTHVPSTGKIGLFKIISEGSISSGVRRIEAYTAQAAEQFVNDQLSLVKDLQEMLKSPKDLKKSIEALVQEKNDLKKEVENLHQQQAGALKEDLIRSAEQVNGINKIFAKVSLPSADALKKLAFELKNEVGDVLAVIGADINDKPQIAIIIDEEIVKNKGLHAGNAVRELAKEIQGGGGGQPFFATAGGKKLEGLDQAVEKAREMFSSL from the coding sequence ATGGACGCTAAACGAATCAGGAATACTTATTTGGAGTATTTTAAATCAAAGCAACACCAATTTGTCCCATCTTCACCTATAGTGGTCAAGAATGATCCGACCCTGATGTTTACCAACGCTGGTATGAATCAGTTCAAGGATTATTTTCTTGGCAACGAAATCCCAGCACATCCCCGTGCCACTAATAGCCAAAAATGCCTGAGGGTATCCGGAAAACATAATGACCTGGAAGAAGTGGGGGTGGATACCTACCACCATACCATGTTTGAAATGTTGGGGAATTGGTCCTTTGGGGATTATTTCAAAAAAGAGGTAATTGCCTGGTCTTGGGAGTTGCTTACTGAGGTGTATCAGTTGCCCAAAGAGAGATTATATGTAACTGTTTTTGAGGGGGACGAATCCGATAACCTAGAAAAAGACCAGGAAGCCTTTGATCTTTGGACCGCCCATATCGATAAAGAAAGAATTCTTTTTGGGGATAAAACTGACAACTTTTGGGAAATGGGGGATACCGGGCCTTGCGGACCTTGTTCGGAAATCCATATGGACCTAAGGCCTGAAGAGGAAATAAAAAAGGTTCCCGGTAAGGAATTGGTGAATGCCGACCATCCTCAGGTAATCGAGATTTGGAACCTGGTTTTTATTCAGTTCAATAGGATGGCCAATGGTAAATTGGAAGAATTACCAGCCAAGCATGTTGATACAGGAATGGGCTTTGAGCGGTTGGTAAGGGCCATTCAAAATAAAACTTCGAATTACGATACAGATCTTTTCCAGCCTTTTATTCAAGCGGTAGAAAAGAAATCAGGAAAAAAATATGGCAATGAAGAAAAGATAGATATAGCTATCCGTGTCATTGTAGATCATATCCGGGCTATTGCTTTTTCCATTGCGGATGGTCAACTGCCCTCCAATAATAAAGCCGGGTATGTAATTAGAAGGATCCTGAGAAGAGCCGTAAGATATGGGTATACCTTTTTAGGTTTTAAAGAACCATTTTTATATGAATTAATGCCATTGCTTTCTGAGCATTTTGGGGAGATTTTCCCTGAAATTCCCTCTCAGGAAGATTTTATTGCTAAGGTGATCAAGGAAGAGGAAACCGCTTTCTTGAGGACTTTGGACAACGGCCTTAAAAGATTGGATCAAATCAAGGCTGATTTGGCCAGTAAGGGTGAAAAGGTAATTCCCGGAAAAGTGGCTTTTGAACTTTATGATACCTTTGGTTTTCCATTAGACCTGACCTCCCTCATTGCTAGGGAAGGAGGGATTTCAGTTGATGAAGCTGGATTTGATATAGAGATGGAAAAACAAAAAGCAAGATCCCGTTCTGCTTCTGAACAAGAATTAGGAGATTGGGTTTTGGTACATGAAGATGGGGGAGTGGAATTCGTTGGTTATGATAATTTGGAAACTACAACCCAAATTCTCCGGTACCGGGAAATTAAAGAGAAAAAAGGGACCAAATACCAAATCGTTCTTGACCAAACACCATTTTATGCTGAAAGTGGAGGACAGGTTGGAGACACCGGTTTATTGGTGGGTGAAGAGGAGACCATAAAAGTGTTGGACACCAAAAAGGAAAATGATCTGATTGTACATTTCGTTGACAAGCTTCCACAGGATCCAAAACAGGAATTTACCTGCCAGGTTGACCGTAAAAGACGCAGCTTGATCATGAATAACCATACGGCTACCCACTTACTTCATTCCGCTTTGAAACAAGTGTTGGGGGACCACGTTCAACAAAAAGGGTCTTTGGTAAATGATAAATTATTGCGCTTTGATTTTGCCCATTTTGGAAAAATGACTGATGAGGAATTGACCCAGGTGGAGCAAATCGTGAATTCAAAAATCAGGGAAAATATTGCCCTTTGGGAAAGAAGGAATGTGCCTATTGAAGAAGCCAAAGAAATGGGTGCCACAGCTTTGTTTGGTGAAAAATATGGAGAATTTGTTCGGGTGATCACTTTTGGAAAAGATTTTTCCGTAGAATTGTGCGGTGGAACACATGTGCCTTCCACGGGAAAAATTGGCTTGTTTAAGATCATTTCCGAAGGTTCGATTTCTTCTGGTGTAAGACGGATAGAAGCTTATACTGCCCAGGCAGCAGAACAATTTGTAAATGACCAACTTTCTTTGGTGAAAGACCTTCAGGAAATGTTAAAGAGTCCCAAAGACCTTAAAAAATCAATAGAGGCTTTGGTTCAGGAAAAGAATGACCTTAAAAAGGAGGTAGAAAATCTTCATCAACAACAAGCCGGTGCATTGAAAGAAGACCTGATCCGTTCTGCAGAGCAGGTTAATGGCATTAATAAAATATTTGCCAAGGTAAGTTTACCTTCTGCAGATGCTTTGAAAAAACTGGCATTTGAGTTGAAAAATGAAGTTGGGGATGTTTTGGCGGTCATAGGTGCAGATATCAATGATAAGCCCCAAATTGCTATCATCATCGATGAGGAAATAGTGAAAAACAAGGGGCTTCATGCAGGAAATGCAGTCAGAGAGCTGGCCAAAGAAATTCAAGGCGGCGGAGGAGGACAACCCTTTTTCGCAACCGCGGGCGGAAAGAAATTGGAGGGGCTCGACCAGGCTGTGGAAAAAGCACGGG